Proteins encoded by one window of Anopheles maculipalpis chromosome 2RL, idAnoMacuDA_375_x, whole genome shotgun sequence:
- the LOC126559970 gene encoding LOW QUALITY PROTEIN: small VCP/p97-interacting protein (The sequence of the model RefSeq protein was modified relative to this genomic sequence to represent the inferred CDS: inserted 2 bases in 1 codon), whose translation MPSLFVYILYKGTESLQVFLGFXSKLFVMGLCSSCFKGSSEELLTPDVEVRRQQQREAAERRQIEQESRGIKDPDKVRRQQQRAMEQERREQEATRMGGQQPTLKVSNWQQD comes from the exons ATGCCatcgttgtttgtttacatcctCTACAAAGGCACCGAAAGCCTACAAGTGTTTCTCGGATT ATCCAAATTGTTCGTGATGGGATTGTGTTCTTCGTGTTTTAAAGGTTCTTCAGAGGAATTACTTACACCGGACGTA GAGGTCCGTCGTCAGCAGCAACGAGAAGCAGCAGAAAGGCGACAAATAGAGCAGGAATCACGAGGTATTAAGGATCCGGACAAAGTTCGACGACAGCAGCAACGAGCGATGGAACAAGAACGACGTGAGCAGGAGGCCACTCGAATGGGAGGACAGCAACCAACATTGAAGGTAAGCAAT TGGCAACAAGATTAG
- the LOC126558415 gene encoding zinc finger protein 182-like: protein MDCVSATQSDGNKASYVCRGCGGKDAIKPLSVYGNVFKWCTSVDVSCSDGLPSNICNRCLQMLTISYEFKILCTRTDRNFRAKKNEVAHVESVSTSANISSDDFKQSESAYIAKTEEIVEEMVIAENESFDYLFENITKLDECIAKKPEGTKQDAICDFELLSDHDGYLVSASEKSDETTMLDAQKPDQTQDKDEHAFTDTLEYLEEACNEISSVDSAGKTDSSSKTVSLIVRKDVPKSTKAQPVRHFCPDCGKSFASRTNMYRHQHAHKGSKPYKCDICKKGFTQSGTLKTHKFTHFNIKPFVCNVCGQRFTQSKSVKLHLRRHTGEKPYVCDICNAAFRQKNGLQRHMKVHGDKA, encoded by the exons ATGGATTGTGTATCAGCTACGCAAAGTGATGGAAACAAGGCATCCTATGTGTGCCGTGGCTGTGGAGGTAAAGATGCGATAAAACCACTCTCTGTGTACGGGAATGTCTTTAAATGGTGCACATCTGTAGAT GTTTCCTGTTCCGATGGACTTCCTTCGAACATATGCAATCGTTGCTTGCAGATGCTGACGATATCTTACGAATTCAAAATCTTATGCACTCGTACAGATAGAAATTTCCGAGCCAAAAAGAATGAAGTGGCTCATGTAGAGAGTGTTTCTACTTCCGCCAACATTTCGTCGGATGACTTTAAACAGTCCGAATCAGCGTACATAGCGAAAACTGAAGAAATTGTAGAGGAGATGGTTATAGCCGAGAATGAGTCCTTTGACTATCTTTTcgaaaatataacaaaacttGATGAGTGCATCGCCAAAAAGCCAGAAGGTACAAAGCAGGATGCGATCTGCGATTTCGAGCTTTTGTCAGATCACGACGGCTACTTGGTGTCTGCATCGGAAAAATCCGATGAAACGACAATGTTGGATGCCCAGAAACCAGATCAAACACAAGATAAGGACGAACATGCCTTTACCGATACATTAGAATATCTTGAAGAAGCATGTAACGAAATAAGCTCCGTTGATTCAGCAGGCAAGACTGACTCCAGCAGTAAAACTGTATCGCTGATAGTTCGCAAGGATGTACCAAAGTCTACCAAAGCACAACCCGTGCGTCATTTTTGCCCGGActgtggaaaaagttttgcatCCAGGACGAATATGTACCGACACCAGCATGCACATAAAGGATCAAAACCGTACAAATGCGATATCTGCAAAAAGGGATTCACGCAAAGCGGGACACTTAAAACGCACAAATTTACACACTTCAACATTAAACCGTTCGTGTGTAATGTGTGCGGTCAACGATTCACGCAAAGCAAATCGGTGAAACTACACCTTCGGAGGCACACCGGTGAAAAGCCATACGTTTGTGATATTTGTAATGCAGCATTCCGGCAAAAGAATGGATTGCAACGGCATATGAAAGTGCACGGTGATAAGGCATAA